The Rhodopseudomonas palustris genome window below encodes:
- a CDS encoding acyl-CoA carboxylase subunit beta — protein MAIIESTVAPGSEGFKGNRDGMLAMIERMRMLEDRARIASAASAERFHKRGQLLPRERVALVLDPGAPFIELSTLAGYMFDTANADKSVPGGGVIGGIGYVAGIRCMISANDSGIDAGALQPYGLDKTLRIQELALENKLPFVQLVESAGANLLRYRVEDFVRGGNIFRNLARLSAAGLPVVTVTHGSSTAGGAYQTGLSDYIVMVRGRTRAFLAGPPLLKAATGEIATEEELGGAEMHTSVSGLGDYLAEDDRDALRIARDIMAGLPWDRSGPGPDPASYHPPLHDPEELLGIMPMDHKRPVDMRQVIARIVDDSDFTEMSPNYGPATVVGHAKIVGQPIGIITNNGPLDPAGANKATHFIQACCQSRTPILYLNNTTGYIVGKAYEEAGMIKHGSKMIQAVTSASVPQITIYCGASFGAGNYGMCGRGFHPRFCFSWPNAKTAVMGGEQAAETMAIVAEAGAARKGVPVDREKLDQMKAGITAVFNGQMDVFATSARMLDDGVIDPRDTRAVLAEVLAICRESEAREPQRMQFAVSRA, from the coding sequence ATGGCAATCATCGAATCCACCGTTGCGCCGGGGAGCGAAGGCTTCAAGGGCAACCGCGACGGCATGTTGGCAATGATCGAGCGGATGCGGATGCTGGAGGATCGCGCACGGATCGCGTCCGCGGCCTCCGCCGAACGTTTCCACAAGCGCGGGCAATTGCTGCCGCGAGAACGCGTCGCGCTGGTGCTCGATCCCGGCGCGCCGTTCATCGAACTCTCGACGCTCGCGGGCTACATGTTCGATACGGCGAATGCCGACAAGAGCGTGCCGGGCGGCGGTGTGATCGGCGGCATCGGCTACGTCGCCGGCATCCGATGCATGATCAGCGCCAATGATTCCGGCATCGATGCCGGCGCGCTGCAGCCCTACGGACTCGACAAGACGCTGCGCATCCAGGAACTGGCGCTGGAGAACAAGCTGCCGTTCGTGCAACTGGTCGAAAGCGCCGGCGCCAACCTGCTGCGCTACCGGGTCGAGGATTTCGTTCGCGGCGGCAACATCTTCCGCAACCTCGCGCGGCTGTCCGCCGCCGGCCTGCCGGTGGTGACTGTGACGCACGGCTCGTCGACCGCCGGCGGCGCATATCAGACCGGCCTGTCCGACTACATCGTGATGGTGCGCGGCCGGACACGGGCATTCCTCGCCGGGCCGCCGTTGCTCAAGGCGGCCACCGGCGAAATCGCGACCGAGGAGGAGCTCGGCGGCGCCGAGATGCATACGTCGGTGTCGGGGCTCGGCGATTATCTCGCCGAGGACGACCGCGACGCGCTGCGGATCGCGCGCGACATCATGGCCGGCCTGCCGTGGGATCGTTCGGGGCCGGGGCCCGACCCCGCGTCGTATCATCCTCCGCTGCATGATCCGGAAGAACTGCTCGGCATCATGCCGATGGATCACAAGCGGCCTGTCGATATGCGCCAGGTGATCGCGCGGATCGTCGACGATTCCGATTTCACCGAGATGTCGCCCAACTACGGGCCTGCGACGGTCGTCGGCCACGCCAAGATCGTCGGCCAGCCGATCGGCATCATCACCAACAACGGCCCGCTCGATCCGGCCGGCGCCAACAAGGCGACGCACTTCATCCAGGCGTGTTGCCAGTCGCGCACGCCGATCCTGTATCTCAACAACACCACCGGCTACATCGTCGGCAAGGCCTATGAGGAAGCCGGCATGATCAAGCACGGCTCGAAGATGATCCAGGCGGTGACTTCGGCGTCCGTGCCGCAGATCACGATCTATTGCGGCGCCTCGTTCGGCGCCGGCAATTACGGCATGTGCGGCCGCGGCTTCCATCCGCGGTTCTGCTTCTCGTGGCCGAACGCCAAGACCGCGGTGATGGGCGGCGAGCAGGCGGCCGAGACCATGGCGATCGTCGCCGAGGCCGGTGCTGCGCGGAAGGGCGTGCCGGTCGATCGCGAGAAGCTCGACCAGATGAAGGCCGGCATCACTGCCGTGTTCAACGGCCAGATGGACGTGTTCGCGACATCGGCGCGGATGCTCGACGACGGCGTGATCGATCCGCGCGACACACGCGCGGTGCTGGCCGAGGTGCTGGCGATCTGCCGCGAGAGCGAGGCGCGGGAGCCTCAGCGCATGCAATTCGCGGTGTCCCGGGCATGA
- a CDS encoding acetyl-CoA carboxylase biotin carboxylase subunit has protein sequence MLKLTPYSKILIANRGEIALRVMRTARRMGYGVVAVYSTADADAAHVREADEAVAIGGAQPSQSYLNIPVLIEAAKIAGADAVHPGYGFLAENEDFAAACRDAGLVFIGPSAESIASMGNKAGAKEIMLKAGVPCVPGYQGADQSDAAMIAEADKIGFPVMIKAVAGGGGRGMRLVQDAAALPDALRSARSEAQSAFGDPTVILERAIVDPCHIEIQVFGDRYGHAIHLGERDCSVQRRHQKLIEEAPSPAVSEALREQMGTVAVNAVKAIGYEGAGTLEFLLDAQGNFYFMEMNTRLQVEHPVTEAITGLDLVELQLRIAAGEPLPLRQDDVKFSGHAIEVRLCSEDADRDFMPQSGRMALWRMPGELRVEHALQSGAEIPPYYDSMIAKIIATGASRDEARRRLIHGLDTTFAFGVTTNRGFLAACLRHDAFARGEATTAFIAQHRDALTRALPDDAVPAAAVAALLLYVTDRHAPPHRPGRSLAAVFPTLLRFDLDGAPQTCEVVRERDGSYRVRHDGRATSFTIEHLAADGIRFQAGDFSESAVYHRDGDRLFVQRLGVGNTIVDLTRAAPQRAAAGGGDGKLRAALNGRVVAVLVKSGDSVEAGQPVLTLEAMKMEHVHLAPASGIIAIDVAEGEQVTTGRIVAEIEATS, from the coding sequence ATGTTGAAACTCACTCCTTATTCGAAAATCCTGATCGCCAACCGTGGCGAAATCGCCCTGCGGGTGATGCGGACCGCGCGCCGCATGGGCTACGGCGTCGTCGCTGTGTATTCCACCGCCGACGCCGATGCCGCGCATGTGCGCGAGGCCGACGAAGCAGTGGCGATCGGCGGCGCCCAGCCGTCGCAATCCTATCTCAACATCCCGGTGCTGATCGAAGCCGCCAAGATCGCCGGCGCCGATGCGGTGCATCCGGGCTATGGCTTCCTCGCGGAGAACGAGGATTTCGCCGCGGCCTGCCGCGACGCCGGCCTCGTCTTCATCGGCCCGTCGGCGGAATCGATCGCGTCGATGGGCAACAAGGCGGGCGCCAAGGAGATCATGCTGAAGGCCGGCGTGCCGTGCGTGCCGGGCTATCAGGGCGCCGACCAGAGCGACGCGGCGATGATCGCGGAAGCTGACAAGATCGGCTTCCCGGTGATGATCAAGGCGGTCGCCGGCGGCGGCGGCCGCGGCATGCGGCTGGTCCAGGATGCGGCGGCTTTGCCCGATGCGCTGCGCAGCGCGCGCTCCGAGGCGCAGAGTGCGTTCGGCGATCCGACCGTGATTCTCGAGCGCGCGATCGTCGATCCGTGCCACATCGAAATTCAGGTGTTCGGCGATCGCTACGGCCACGCAATCCATCTCGGCGAGCGCGACTGCTCGGTGCAGCGTCGTCATCAGAAATTGATCGAGGAGGCGCCGTCGCCGGCCGTCTCGGAAGCGCTGCGCGAGCAGATGGGAACCGTCGCGGTCAATGCGGTGAAGGCGATCGGCTACGAGGGCGCGGGCACGCTGGAATTCCTGCTCGACGCGCAGGGCAATTTCTACTTCATGGAAATGAACACGCGACTGCAGGTCGAACATCCAGTGACCGAGGCAATCACCGGGCTCGATCTGGTCGAACTGCAATTGCGGATCGCGGCAGGCGAGCCGCTGCCGCTGCGCCAGGACGACGTCAAATTCAGTGGCCACGCCATCGAGGTGCGGTTGTGCTCTGAAGATGCTGATCGGGACTTCATGCCGCAATCCGGCAGGATGGCGCTGTGGCGGATGCCGGGCGAGCTGCGCGTCGAGCACGCGCTGCAATCGGGCGCGGAGATTCCGCCATACTACGACTCGATGATCGCCAAGATCATCGCGACCGGAGCCAGCCGCGACGAGGCGCGGCGCAGGCTGATCCACGGCCTCGACACCACCTTCGCGTTCGGCGTCACCACCAATCGAGGCTTCCTCGCCGCCTGCCTGCGGCACGACGCGTTCGCGCGCGGCGAGGCGACGACGGCGTTCATCGCGCAGCATCGCGACGCGCTGACGCGGGCATTGCCCGACGACGCCGTCCCGGCCGCCGCGGTGGCGGCGCTGCTGCTCTACGTCACCGACCGGCACGCGCCGCCGCATCGGCCGGGGCGCTCGCTCGCGGCCGTGTTCCCCACGCTGCTGCGGTTCGATCTCGACGGCGCGCCGCAGACCTGCGAAGTGGTGCGTGAGCGCGACGGGAGCTATCGTGTGCGCCATGACGGTCGCGCGACGTCGTTCACGATCGAGCACCTCGCCGCCGACGGCATCCGCTTCCAGGCTGGGGACTTCAGTGAATCCGCAGTGTATCACCGCGACGGCGACCGGCTGTTCGTGCAGCGGCTCGGCGTCGGCAACACCATCGTCGATCTCACGCGCGCGGCGCCGCAGCGCGCGGCGGCTGGAGGCGGCGACGGCAAACTGAGAGCTGCGCTCAACGGCCGTGTCGTCGCGGTGCTGGTCAAATCCGGCGATTCCGTCGAGGCCGGTCAGCCGGTCCTGACGCTGGAGGCGATGAAGATGGAACACGTGCATCTGGCGCCGGCGTCGGGCATCATCGCGATCGACGTCGCCGAGGGCGAGCAGGTGACCACAGGCCGCATCGTCGCCGAGATTGAAGCAACGTCTTGA
- a CDS encoding enoyl-CoA hydratase/isomerase family protein, with translation MSNDAVIIDKRDQALWITINRPDKRNAINAGVVEGITSGWKQAHEDPSVRVIVLTGAGDKAFCAGADLQSTGAAFSFDFSKPNVDYADLLRLAQNATKPSIARINGTCMAGGMGLLCMTDMAVAADNVVFGLPEVKVGVFPMQVMSLLQDIAPRRLIAEWALTGEPFDAQAARDAGLLNYVVPGAELDAKVDWLVKRLTDKSPTAIRRGKYAMRAIAAMSFDESIAYTESQIALLAMTEDAKEGLKAFAEKRKPVWPGK, from the coding sequence ATGAGCAACGACGCCGTGATCATCGACAAGCGCGACCAGGCGCTGTGGATCACCATCAACCGTCCCGATAAGCGCAATGCCATCAATGCCGGCGTGGTCGAGGGCATCACGAGCGGCTGGAAGCAGGCGCACGAGGATCCGTCGGTGCGCGTGATCGTGCTGACCGGCGCCGGCGACAAGGCGTTCTGCGCCGGCGCCGATCTGCAGTCGACCGGCGCGGCATTCTCGTTCGACTTCTCCAAGCCGAATGTCGACTACGCCGATCTGCTGCGGCTGGCGCAGAATGCGACCAAGCCATCGATCGCCCGCATCAACGGCACCTGCATGGCCGGCGGCATGGGCCTGTTGTGCATGACCGACATGGCGGTCGCTGCCGACAACGTCGTGTTCGGCCTGCCGGAGGTCAAGGTCGGCGTGTTTCCGATGCAGGTGATGAGCCTGCTGCAGGACATCGCGCCGCGCCGGCTGATCGCCGAATGGGCGCTGACCGGGGAGCCGTTCGATGCGCAGGCTGCGCGCGACGCGGGCCTGCTGAACTACGTCGTGCCCGGCGCCGAGCTCGACGCCAAGGTCGATTGGCTGGTCAAACGTCTGACCGACAAATCGCCCACAGCGATTCGCCGCGGCAAATACGCGATGCGCGCAATCGCCGCGATGTCGTTCGACGAGAGCATCGCCTACACCGAAAGCCAGATCGCGCTGCTGGCGATGACCGAGGACGCCAAAGAGGGCCTGAAGGCGTTCGCCGAGAAGCGCAAGCCGGTGTGGCCGGGGAAGTGA
- a CDS encoding AMP-binding protein, which yields MDRLVTEQPRRTKRRARGEGGTTMLASEMIRRGAVYHGPKTAVMFGDQRMTFTEVDLLSNRIANVFIDTFKLDVGSRVGMLLNNSIYTLPIDFGFVKSRLSRVPLNSRLSLVEQQQMLEGAGVSILIHGTDLTDRARELAQAMQGLKLISIGGPDADDLLQLAQAQPDTPPARRCEPDDIVITIFTSGTTGKLKAVEHTQASWAAMATNVLINMEVGEGDVMLHAASMIHASGCFIVPYWLRGGVAAVLPGFTPASYLDAVERWKPTALNLVPTMIGMLLDHPGIEQADFSSVKSIIYGASPMPRPVMQRALKLWGPRFAQYYGQSEAPIFITHLTKQDHVGPNAEQRLGSCGRPSIDCEIKLVDEAGEEVAPGEAGEIALRTPFAMKGYYNAPELNAQMFLPGGWLRTRDVGRFDADGYLYLVDRTSDMIVSGGYNVYPREVEDALAAHPAVREVVVVGLPDDKWGESVAAFVALRQGASAEEVELIAFARERVASYKVPKQVRFIDEVPKSPVGKLLRRAVRDPFWQGRDRKI from the coding sequence ATGGATAGGTTGGTGACCGAACAGCCACGCCGCACCAAGCGGCGGGCGCGAGGCGAGGGAGGAACGACGATGCTGGCATCCGAGATGATACGGCGCGGTGCGGTGTATCACGGCCCGAAGACGGCGGTGATGTTCGGCGACCAGCGCATGACCTTCACTGAGGTCGATCTGCTGTCGAACCGGATCGCCAACGTGTTCATCGATACGTTCAAGCTCGACGTCGGCAGCCGGGTCGGCATGCTGCTGAACAACTCGATCTACACGCTGCCGATCGATTTCGGTTTCGTCAAATCGCGGCTGTCGCGGGTGCCGCTGAATTCGCGGCTGTCGCTGGTCGAGCAGCAGCAGATGCTGGAAGGCGCCGGGGTCTCGATCCTGATCCACGGCACCGACCTGACCGACCGCGCCCGCGAGCTGGCGCAGGCGATGCAGGGCCTGAAGCTGATCAGCATCGGCGGCCCGGATGCGGACGATCTGCTGCAGCTCGCGCAGGCGCAGCCCGATACGCCGCCGGCGCGGCGCTGCGAGCCGGACGACATCGTCATCACCATCTTCACCTCCGGCACCACCGGCAAATTGAAAGCGGTGGAGCACACCCAGGCGAGCTGGGCGGCGATGGCCACCAACGTGCTGATCAACATGGAGGTCGGCGAGGGCGACGTGATGCTGCACGCCGCCTCGATGATCCACGCCTCGGGCTGCTTCATCGTGCCGTATTGGCTGCGCGGCGGCGTCGCCGCGGTGCTGCCGGGGTTCACGCCTGCGAGCTATCTCGACGCGGTCGAGCGCTGGAAGCCGACCGCGCTCAATCTGGTGCCGACCATGATCGGCATGCTGCTCGACCATCCCGGCATCGAGCAGGCGGATTTCTCGTCGGTCAAGAGCATCATCTATGGCGCCTCGCCGATGCCGCGGCCGGTGATGCAGCGGGCGCTGAAGCTGTGGGGGCCGCGGTTCGCGCAATACTACGGCCAGTCCGAAGCGCCGATCTTCATCACCCACCTGACCAAGCAGGATCACGTCGGTCCGAACGCCGAGCAGCGGCTCGGCTCCTGCGGCCGGCCGTCGATCGATTGCGAGATCAAGCTGGTGGACGAAGCGGGCGAGGAGGTCGCGCCGGGCGAAGCCGGCGAGATCGCGCTGCGTACGCCGTTCGCGATGAAGGGCTACTACAACGCGCCCGAGCTGAACGCGCAGATGTTCCTGCCCGGCGGATGGCTGCGCACCCGCGACGTCGGGCGGTTCGACGCCGACGGCTATCTGTATCTGGTCGACCGCACCTCCGACATGATCGTCTCCGGCGGCTACAACGTCTATCCGCGCGAGGTGGAGGACGCACTCGCCGCGCATCCGGCGGTGCGCGAGGTGGTGGTGGTCGGGCTGCCCGACGACAAATGGGGCGAGAGCGTCGCCGCCTTCGTGGCGCTGCGTCAGGGCGCCAGCGCCGAGGAGGTCGAGCTGATCGCGTTCGCGCGCGAGCGGGTGGCAAGCTACAAGGTGCCGA